The following coding sequences lie in one Arachis hypogaea cultivar Tifrunner chromosome 4, arahy.Tifrunner.gnm2.J5K5, whole genome shotgun sequence genomic window:
- the LOC140184229 gene encoding uncharacterized protein, translated as MEVAPGPGDRARAAGAEGAASVASQRGGRRSPQQHTRTRPFGGTGGDSAIIMQELRHRVQNLERQLADRERDGWSTDPSYTPSPGGEEEESSHRSRSRRISASRMEAEGTQEESPIPRRRNDTVIYSRGRQSRRTARGREDGEGKFERTRQPVIMGVTPFHRSILEVRLPKHFDKPTDMRYDGTQDPLEHLTAFEARMNLEGVGDEVRCRAFPVTLAGPAIRWFNGLPQGSIYNFSDISRAFLAQFTTRIAKAKHPINLLGVTQRQGEPTRRYLDRFNDECLEIDGLTDSVASLCLTNGLLNENFRKHLTTKPVWTMHEIQTVAKEYINDEEVSRVVAANKRQPGYGQARQSGGDGERAKEKAREEASNKAPRPFPRVGKFTNYTPLTLPIVEVYQQIAEKGILPKPRPLKDRTGGNKNLYCDYHKGYGHQTQDCFDLKDALEQAIREGKLAAFSHLIREPRRRYRDQDEEGKTRSAKRRQEPEDRDHGLTVINVVTAKNTAPKSRSAHRKDAKVLAISSPPVQSTKKPPSISFGPEDQWFSDAPENPPMVITARVGTGLVKRILVDTGADSNIMFRNVFDALGLKDTDLTTHQHGVIGLGDHFIKPDGVISLPISVGQVQGRRSAMAEFVILRDSTAYNIILGRKTINDFEAIINTKLLVMKFVTDDGSIGTIRGDLETAVACDNASLSLRKKSKEASGVFLADLDARVEDKPRPEPEGDLEKFSIGDEGEKFTFVNKNLPHELKKPLIEMIRANRDLFAWTPADMPGIDPQIISHHLAVKPEARPVAQRRRKMSAERAEEVAKQTAGLLEAGFIREVDYSTWLSNVVLVKKHNGRWRMLMNRIFHDLIGKTVEVYVDDILAKTTRPDDLLNDLASVFASLRQHGMRLNPLKCAFAMEAGKFLGFMITQRGVEANPEKCQAILQMKSPGCIKDVQRLAGRLTSLSRFLGASATKALPFFNLMKKGMAFEWTPACEEAFQHFKEILAAPPVLGKPRDGEPLYLYLAITSEALAAVLVREDGKTQQPVYFISRALQGAELRYSKLEKLALALLTSSRRLKQYFQSHQVIVRTDQGIRQVLQKPDLAGRMMTWSIELSQFDIRYEPRQAIKAQAMADFLVEVTGDPGEDMSTRWKLHVDGASNQTFGGAGIILESPNGVVYEQSIRFEFPISNNQAEYEALIGGLTLATEVGARRLEICSDSQVVASQVNGSYQARDPLLQKYLEKVKSLRQKFEEVTVQHVPRERNTRADLLSKLASTKPGEGNRSLIQGMTREPAIALHITTLSSSWLDPITNYLEHGQVPGDEKDAVKLRREAAKYAVVQGQLFRKGLSQPLLKCLHPDQTDYVLREVHEGCCGHHIGGRALARKLIRAGYYWPSMMADSKGFVKKCIKCQQNANFAKAPASELSLLTTSRPFAQWGVDLLGPFPVGPGQVKYIIVAIDYYTKWIEAEPLASISSANCRKFMWRQVITRFGIPEVVISDNGTQFTDKKFTEFLNGLGIRQRFSSVEHPQTNGQVESANKVILSGLKKRLDNKKGAWADELASVLWSYRTTEQSSTKETPFRLTYGVDAVIPVEIGEPSPRLLLKGVEETIEKDLVDEAREMAHLTETALKQRIALRYNTKVLKRDFEPNDLVLRRNDIGLPTPGEGKLAANWEGPFRVKKVMGKGAFKLERLDGKEVPRTWNANNLRRFYS; from the exons ATGGAAGTCGCGCCAGGTCCCggcgaccgagctcgagcagcCGGAGCGGAAGGGGCAGCCTCCGTCGCCTCGCAAAGGGGAGGCCGGAGATCCCCCCAACAACACACGAGAACCCGACCATTCGGGGGAACGGGTGGCGATAGCGCCATAATAATGCAAGAGCTACGCCACAGAGTCCAGAACCTAGAACGACAGCTAGCCGACCGGGAGAGGGATGGATGGTCTACCGATCCAAGCTACACCCCGTCTCCCGGGGGCGAGGAGGAAGAGAGCTCTCACCGAAGCCGCTCACGGCGTATATCTGCATCCCGGATGGAAGCAGAGGGCACGCAAGAGGAATCACCCATTCCGAGAAGACGGAATGATACAGTCATCTACTCTCGCGGCAGACAATCTCGCCGAACGGCAAGAGGTCGTGAGGACGGAGAAGGAAAATTCGAGAGAACACGACAACCTGTGATAATGGGTGTCACGCCGTTCCACCGATCTATCCTCGAGGTCCGGTtgccgaaacacttcgacaaaccaacggacatgaggtatgacgGAACTCAAGATCCTCTAGAACATCTCACGGCCTTTGAGGCTAGGATGAACCTAGAGGGAGTAGGCGACGAAGTAAGGTGCCGCGCCTTCCCGGTAACATTAGCAGGACCAGCGATCAGATGGTTTAATGGCCTCCCTCAAGGTTCCATCTACAATTTCTCAGATATCAGCCGCGCCTTCCTGGCCCAATTCACAACGCGAATAGCAAAGGCCAAGCATCCTATCAACCTTCTCGGGGTAACCCAGAGACAGGGAGAGCCGACCAGGAGGTACTTAGATCGGTTCAACGATGAATGCTTGGAAATCGACGGCTtaaccgactcggtggccagTCTCTGCCTGACGAACGGCCTCCTCAACGAGAACTTTCGAAAACACCTCACCACGAAGCCGGTTTGGACAATGCATGAAATCCAAACGGTGGCAAAGGAGTACATAAACGACGAGGAGGTCAGCCGAGTCGTGGCAGCCAATAAGCGGCAGCCCGGTTACGGCCAGGCTCGGCAGTCCGGTGGAGACGGTGAGAGAGCAAAAGAAAAGGCTAGGGAGGAGGCATCAAACAAAGCACCTAGGCCGTTCCCTCGAGTGGGGAAATTTACTAACTACACTCCACTCACCCTCCCCATAGTGGAAGTCTATCAACAAATAGCTGAAAAGGGAATTCTTCCGAAGCCCCGACCACTCAAGGACCGCACGGGTGGAAACAAGAACCTTTATTGTGATTACCATAAGGGATATGGCCATCAAACACAGGACTGTTTCGACCTGAAGGATGCATTAGAACAGGCgataagggaaggaaaactagcagCGTTCTCCCATCTCATCAGGGAACCGAGAAGGCGTTATCGCGACCAGGATGAGGAAGGCAAGACACGCTCGGCCAAGCGGCGACAGGAGCCCGAAGATAGAGACCATGGCCTCACTGTGATAAACGTGGTAACGGCAAAAAACACTGCACCAAAGTCCCGGTCGGCACACAGGAAAGACGCCAAGGTTCTGGCGATCTCATCTCCACCAGTGCAGAGCACCAAAAAACCTCCCTCCATTTCTTTCGGCCCAGAAGACCAATGGTTCAGCGACGCCCCGGAAAACCCTCCCATGGTCATAACGGCCAGGgtgggaaccggcctcgtcaaacGGATCCTTGTCGACACTGGAGCCgattcaaacatcatgttccgcaacgtgttcGACGCACTGGGGCTGAAGGACACTGACCTGACGACTCACCAGCACGGGGTTATCGGGttaggcgaccacttcatcaaaccAGATGGAGTCATCTCCCTACCGATCTCGGTGGGACAGGTGCAAGGTCGCAGATCGGCGATGGCCGAGTTCGTAATCCTCCGAGACTCTacagcctacaacatcatcttgggaagaaaaacaatcaatgaTTTTGAGGCCATAATCAACACCAAGCTGCTAGTTATGAAGTTTGTCACCGATGATGGATCCATAGGGACCATAAGGGGAGACCTCGAGACGGCGGTCGCTTGCGACAACGCCAGTCTTTCCCTCAGAaagaagtccaaagaagcatctgGTGTATTCCTAGCCGACCTTGATGCCAGAGTAGAGGACAAGCCGAGGCCGGAACCAGAAGGGGACCTGGAGAAATTTAGCATCGGTGACGAAGGGGAAAAGTTCACATTCGTTAACAAGAACCTCCCACATGAGCTGAAGAAGCCTTTGATTGAAATGATAAGGGCCAACAGGGACCTGTTCGCATGgacaccagccgacatgccgggcatagatccaCAAATCATCTCACATCACCTAGCCGTCAAACCGGAAGCACGGCCAGTGGCTCAACGGAGGAGAAAGATGTCGGCGGAAagagcagaggaggtggccaaGCAAACGGCCGGCCTCCTAGAAGCAGGCTTCATACGAGAAGTGGACTACTCGACGTGGCTCTCAAATGTGGTATTGGTGAAAAAACACAATGGCagatggagaat gctgatgaacaggaTATTCCACGACCTCATAGGGAAAACGgttgaagtctacgtggacgacatcctgGCAAAAACAACACGACCTGACGACCTCCTAAACGACCTGGCAAGTGTATTTGCGTCCCTCCGTCAACATGGTATGAGGCTGAACCCCCTCAAGTGCGCCTTCGCCATGGAAGCCGGCAAATTCCTGGGATTCATGATAACTCAGAGAGGGGTAGAAGCTAACCCGGAGAAATGCCAGGCAATACTTCAGATGAAGAGCCCGGGCTGTATCAAGGACGTCCAGAGGTTGGCAGGGCGATTGACATCCCTTTCCCGGTTCCTCGGAGCCTCGGCGACAaaggccctgccatttttcaaccTCATGAAGAAAGGGATGGCGTTTGAATGGACACCCGCGTGCGAAGAAGCCTTTCAACACTTCAAGGAAATCCTGGCGGCACCTCCCGTTCTCGGGAAGCCAAGGGACGGAGAACCACTATACCTATACCTCGCTATAACAAGCGAAGCCCTGGCCGCAGTACTAGTACGGGAGGACGGGAAAACCCAACAGCCAGTCTACTTCATAAGCAGGGCTCTGCAAGGAGCGGAATTAAGATATAGCAAGTTGGAAAAGCTAGCCTTAGCACTCCTGACTTCCTCGAGAAGGTTAAAACAGTACTTCCAGAGTCACCAAGTGATCGTCAGAACGGACCAAGGGATCCGGCAAGTTCTCCAAAAACCCGACctggcgggaagaatgatgacttggtccaTCGAACTCTCCCAATTTGACATACGGTATGAGCCCCGGCAAGCCATCAAGGCGCAGGCCATGGCGGATTTTCTGGTTGAAGTAACAGGAGATCCAGGCGAAGACATGagtacacggtggaagctccatgtggacggagcctccaaccagaccTTCGGAGGAGCCGGGATCATCCTAGAAAGTCCGAACGGGGTCGTATACGAACAGTCGATTAGATTCGAGTTCCCCAtctcgaacaaccaagcagaatacgaggccctcATAGGAGGCTTGACCCTAGCAACAGAGGTCGGGGCAAGAAGGCTGGAAATATGCAGCGATTCCCAAGTCGTCGCTTCCCAAGTAAACGGTAGCTATCAAGCCAGAGACCCCTTGTTGCAGAAATACTTGGAAAAGGTCAAAAGCTTGCGCCAAAAGTTCGAAGAAGTCACGGTCCAGCATGTAcccagagaaaggaacacacgagcAGACCTCCTATCAAAATTAGCTAGCACGAAGCCAGGAGAGGGAAACCGGTCTCTCATCCAAGGCATGACAAGGGAACCAGCAATTGCACTACACATAACAACCCTAAGTTCTTCAtggctagaccccatcaccaactACCTAGAACATGGCCAAGTCCCTGGTGATGAAAAGGATGCGGTGAAATTAAGGAGAGAAGCGGCCAAATACGCTGTCGTCCAAGGACAGCTGTTCAGAAAAGGGCTTAGCCAACCCCTACTGAAGTGCCtacaccccgaccagacggactatgtCCTCAGGGAAGTCCACGAGGGCTGTTGTGGGCACCACATCGGAGGCAGAGCCCTAGCAAGGAAGTTAATCCGAGCTGGGTACTACTGGCCGTCGATGATGGCAGATTCCAAAGGGTTCGTCAAAAAGTGCATAAAGTGCCAACAGAACGCCAACTTTGCCAAGGCACCGGCCTCCGAGTTAAGCTTGCTAACGACCTCCCGGCCATTCgctcaatggggagtcgacctcttagggCCCTTCCCGGTTGGCCCTGGGCAGGTCAAATATATCATAGTGGCAATTGATTACTATACCAAATGGATAGAAGCTGAACCACTGGCTAGCATATCCTCAGCCAATTGCAGaaaattcatgtggaggcaggtgataacacgATTCGGGATACCAGAagtcgtcatctcggacaacggcACACAATTTACTGACAAGAAGTTCACGGAATTTCTCAACGGCCTGGGTATAAGGCAAAGGTTCTCTTCGGTAGAACACCCTCAGACGAACGGACAAGTGGAGTCCGCCAATAAGGTTATCCTTTCAGGGCTAAAAAAGAGGTTGGACAATAAAAAGGGTGCTTGGGCCGACGAGCTGGCGTCGGTCCTCTGGTCTTACCGAACAACCGAGCAATCCTCCACTAAGGAAACTCCTTTCCGACTAACGTACGGGGTAGATGCAGTAATACCCGTAGAGATCGGTGAGCCAAGTCCGCGATTGCTTTTGAAAGGAGTGGAGGAAACTATAGAAAAGGACCTGGTAGATGAAGCCCGGGAAATGGCCCATTTGACGGAAACAGCGCTAAAACAAAGAATAGCTCtgcgctacaacaccaaagtgctcaaAAGGGACTTTGAGCCTAACGACCTCGTCCTGAGACGGAATGATATCGGCCTGCCGACCCCCGGAGAGGGCAAGCTagcggcaaactgggaaggtcCCTTCAGAGTCAAAAAGGTGATGGGAAAAGGAGCCTTTAAGTTAGAGAGGCTCGATGGCAAGGAGGTCCCGAGAACATGGAACGCGAACAACCTTAGAAGATTCTACTCCTAG